Proteins encoded by one window of Haematobia irritans isolate KBUSLIRL chromosome 2, ASM5000362v1, whole genome shotgun sequence:
- the LOC142227504 gene encoding protein CTLA-2-beta-like, producing MATIKDEEWQDYKTRFNKSYMDANDEAKRRNLVALCKKQIDEHNVKYEAGKETYLMRLNGFSDKTTEENSRMCGCRPAFDMINPNYEEN from the exons ATGGCTACCATAAAAGATGAAGAATGGCAAGACTATAAG ACCCGTTTTAATAAGTCCTATATGGATGCGAATGACGAAGCAAAGCGTCGTAATCTTGTAGCtctatgtaaaaaacaaatcgaTGAACACAATGTCAAATATGAAGCTGGCAAGGAAACCTATTTAATGAGGCTGAACGGATTCTCTGACAAAACAACTGAAGAGAATAGCAGAATGTGTGGTTGTAGACCAGCTTTTGATATGATCAATCCTAATTATGAAGAAAACTGA
- the LOC142224082 gene encoding protein CTLA-2-beta-like, with protein sequence MATITDAEWEDYKSRFNKSYANADEETMRRNLVAATKKIIDEHNLKYEAGEESYSMGLNDFSDKTPEEKGRMFGGRMAT encoded by the exons ATGGCAACAATTACAGATGCGGAATGGGAAGACTACAAG TCTCGTTTCAATAAATCGTATGCAAATGCCGATGAAGAAACTATGCGTCGAAATTTAGTGGCCGcaactaaaaaaataatcgaTGAACATAATCTCAAGTATGAGGCTGGCGAAGAATCCTACTCAATGGGTCTCAATGATTTCTCCGACAAAACTCCAGAGGAAAAAGGGCGTATGTTCGGTGGTAGGATGGCTACGTAG